A section of the Hypomesus transpacificus isolate Combined female chromosome 1, fHypTra1, whole genome shotgun sequence genome encodes:
- the LOC124468221 gene encoding integral membrane protein 2A-like, whose translation MVKIAFSSALAQKALGKELPVSEKDPELASASRSNEGSTGRCLLTLLGLAFILSGLIVGGACLYRYFTPKRLYHGAMQFSDVSSGATEESQPYYLPLVEEEVEISDNMAVISVPPPRFRPGDPAYILHDFNRKLTAYLDLTLRTCFVIPLNTSVVLPPQDLMDLFMQLMSGSYRSYLVQEDLVVTERVDNVKALGHYIRRLCDGKDTYRMQRRSELPGGGIQKRSVEECFTIHHFENKFVTETRICKA comes from the exons ATGGTGAAGATAGCTTTTAGTTCTGCTCTAGCTCAGAAGGCGCTGGGAAAGGAGCTGCCAGTGTCCGAGAAG GACCCTGAGCTAGCTTCTGCGTCGAGGAGCAATGAGGGCTCCACTGGTCGTTGTCTTCTAACGCTGCTTGGCCTAGCCTTCATCCTTAGTGGACTCATCGTTGGAGGAGCCTGTCTCTATCGCTACTTCACCCCCAAG agACTGTATCATGGGGCGATGCAGTTCAGTGACGTGTCCAGCGGTGCGACGGAGGAGAGCCAGCCGTACTACCTgccgctggtggaggaggaggtggagatatCTGACAACATGGCCGTCATCAGCGTGCCCCCACCTCGCTTCAGGCCCGGAGACCCTGCTTACATCCTGCATGACTTCAACAGG aagctgaCGGCATACCTTGACCTGACCCTGAGGACCTGCTTCGTGATCCCCCTCAACACCTCCGTGGTGCTGCCCCCCCAAGACCTCATGGACCTCTTCATGCagctcatg TCTGGTTCTTACCGGAGCTACCTGGTCCAGGAGGACCTGGTGGTGACGGAGCGTGTTGACAATGTCAAAGCCCTGGGCCACTACATCCGCCGTCTGTGTGACGGCAAGGACACCTACAGGATGCAGCGCCGCAGCGAGCTCCCAG ggggaggcATCCAGAAGCGCTCTGTGGAAGAGTGTTTCACCATCCACCACTTTGAGAACAAATTTGTGACGGAGACCAGAATCTGCAAGGCCTGA
- the gpr174 gene encoding probable G-protein coupled receptor 174, translating into MNVSNQSCGNSDDLQIYQHRVYAIIYSVILVPGLLGNVLALWVFQSYIRETKRAVVFMMNLAVADLLQVLSLPLRIYYYLIHSWPFGHSVCMLCFYLKYVNMYASIFFLVCVSVRRCELIIRPLHYTSSRRRSDLCVSAAGWLLVCLGCLPFPLLRNAGRTPEPTAPSPAPSPAPDTACFSELPMVHISVPAGWALMAGAELVGFVLPLVLVLACACLVARSLREVGEGVQDRGEKRRALRMVMSCALVFLLCFAPYHITMPLDFLAKADALGSCALRELVLRCHPVTLCLASLNSGLDPIMYYFTTDEFKRRLSRPEIPESFSLGQRPSCTPAETKFLPSHEGPED; encoded by the exons atgaaTGTATCCAATCAGAGCTGTGGAAACAGTGATGACCTGCAGATCTACCAGCACCGGGTATATGCCATCATCTACAGTGTGATCCTGGTGCCGGGACTGCTTGGGAATGTGCTGGCGTTGTGGGTGTTCCAGTCCTACatcagagagacaaagagagccgTGGTCTTCATGATGAACCTGGCTGTAGCAGACCTCCTGCAG gTGTTGTCCCTCCCACTGAGGATCTACTACTACCTGATCCACTCCTGGCCCTTCGGCCACTCTGTCTGCATGCTCTGCTTCTACCTCAAGTACGTCAACATGTACGCCTCCATCTTCTTCCTGGTGTGCGTGAGCGTGCGCCGCTGCGAGCTGATCATCCGGCCGCTCCACTACACGTCGTCCAGGCGCAGGAGCGACCTCTGCGTGAGCGCTGCCGGCTGGCTGCTCGTCTGTCTGGGCTGCCTGCCGTTCCCCCTGCTGCGCAACGCTGGCCGGACGCCCGAGCCCACGGCCCCGAGCCCCgcccctagccccgcccccgaCACGGCGTGTTTCTCCGAGCTCCCCATGGTGCACATCAGCGTGCCCGCCGGCTGGGCGCTCATGGCCGGAGCGGAGCTGGTGGGCTTCGTCCTCCCCCTGGTCCTAGTGCTTGCCTGCGCCTGCCTGGTGGCCCGGAGCCTGCGGGAGGTGGGCGAGGGGGTGCAGGACCGGGGGGAGAAGCGGCGGGCCCTGAGGATGGTGATGAGCTGtgccctcgtcttcctcctctgcttcgCCCCCTACCACATCACCATGCCCCTGGACTTCCTGGCCAAGGCCGACGCGCTGGGCAGTTGTGCCCTGAGGGAGCTGGTGCTGCGATGCCACCCTGTCACCCTGTGTCTGGCCAGCCTGAACTCAGGCCTGGACCCCATCATGTACTACTTCACCACAGATGAGTTCAAGAGACGGCTGAGTCGGCCGGAGATCCCGGAGAGCTTCTCTCTGGGGCAGAGACCGTCCTGCACCCCTGCAGAGACTAAGTTCTTACCCTCACATGAAGGACCAGAGGACTGA
- the p2ry10 gene encoding putative P2Y purinoceptor 10, translated as MYQNASALRVEPLANSSSQCTYNLSGREHHMDQLYTYFYLVLFVPGLLLNATALWVLCTYIRKKTKAVIFMINLALADLAHILSLPLRIYYYFTHSWPFGQPLCLLCFYLKYLNMYASIFFLVCISVQRCVFLLKPFCARRWRRRYDMLISASVWLVAGLGCSPFIIMRSSTSTSLVPNTSPYSTSTPGPAVNYQPNVSPLYTSFHPSTSLSLTSLSTPGDTASPGCFKDLPTRQLPLPLAAAMMSVAELFGFLLPLLAVSYSSYRIARSLRQKQDKEERGQTNLAAHTPTTRASSFSSSSRQTDGEKRRGLRMVLSCAALFLVCFAPYHLNFLLYLMVSQGLVSHCPTQKAVLQFHPVSLCLASVSCCLNPLLYYFLTAEFRMHLRRRTSSNSSNLLSSPPCSSQQPRPNRERLTSMESVSSYRE; from the exons ATGTACCAGAACGCGTCAGCCTTGAGAGTGGAGCCACTGGCTAACTCCTCCTCACAGTGTACGTATAATCTGAGTGGACGGGAGCACCACATGGACCAGCTGTACACGTACTTTTATCTGGTTCTCTTTGTACCTGGCCTGCTGCTGAATGCCACGGCCCTGTGGGTGCTCTGCACATACATCAG AAAGAAGACCAAGGCAGTGATCTTCATGATTAACCTGGCCTTGGCAGACCTGGCCCatatcctctctctgcctctcaggaTCTACTACTACTTCACCCACTCCTGGCCCTTCGGACAGCCCCTCTGCCTGCTTTGCTTCTATCTCAAATACCTCAACATGTATGCCTCCATCTTCTTCCTG gtgtGTATCAGCgtgcagaggtgtgtgttccTGCTGAAGCCCTTCTGTGCCCGCAGGTGGAGGCGGCGCTACGACATGCTCATCAGCGCCAGCGTGTGGCTGGTGGCGGGACTGGGCTGCTCCCCTTTCATCATCATGAGGAgctccaccagcaccagccTCGTCCCGAACACCAGCCCCTACTCCACTTCTACGCCTGGCCCTGCAGTCAATTATCAGCCCAATGTCTCCCCCCTGTATACAAGCTTCCATCCCAGCACCAGCCTCAGCctgacctccctctccacccccggCGACACGGCCAGTCCCGGCTGTTTCAAGGACCTACCTACTCGCcagctgcccctccccctggcgGCGGCCATGATGTCAGTGGCGGAGCTGTTTGGCTTCCTGCTGCCGCTCCTAGCCGTCAGCTACAGCTCCTACCGCATCGCCCGCTCGCTCCGACAGAAGCAGGACAAGGAGGAACGTGGACAGACCAACCTGGCggcccacacccccaccaccagagcctcctccttctcttcctcctcccgccAGACGGATGGAGAGAAGCGCCGCGGCCTCCGCATGGTCCTGAGCTGCGCCGCCCTCTTCCTGGTCTGCTTCGCACCCTACCACCTCAACTTCCTGCTCTACCTCATGGTGTCGCAGGGTTTGGTGTCCCACTGCCCCACGCAGAAGGCAGTGCTTCAGTTCCACCCGGTGTCCCTGTGTCTGGCCAGCGTCAGCTGCTGTCTCAACCCCCTCCTCTACTACTTCCTGACTGCAGAGTTTAGGATGCACCTCCGCAGACGCAcatcctccaactcctccaacctgctctcctcccctccgtgCTCCTCGCAGCAGCCTCGGCCGAACAGGGAGCGTCTCACGAGCATGGAGAGCGTCTCCTCGTACAGGGAATAG
- the lpar4 gene encoding lysophosphatidic acid receptor 4 codes for MASLVLNETGMEDCGIDDSFKYDLYSVVYSVVFVLGLVTNCGALFVFCFRMKLRNETTLFMTNLALSDLVFVFTLPFKVFYNVNRHWPFGDGLCKVSGTAFITNIYGSMLFLTCISVDRFLAIVYPFRSRSVRTRRNAALVCAAVWLTIVGGGISVTFFSTINRANKATACFEGFSKSTWRTYLSKITIFIEIVGFLLPLLINLVCSSMVLRTLRRPVTVAHGCDSKRRVLRMILVHLAIFIICFVPYNSILFLYALVRTQALASCAVERFARTLYPITLCLATLNCCLDPVVYYFTSESFQKSLTTGAKSLGVRQESNPRSDTHLSSEAETNNLSTLTRDTRRDASALASNGKETGVSETQF; via the exons ATGGCCAGCCTGGTGCTCAACGAGACGGGTATGGAGGACTGCGGCATCGACGACTCCTTCAAATACGACCTGTACTCGGTGGTGTACAGCGTGGTGTTCGTGTTGGGACTGGTGACCAACTGCGGCGCCCTCTTCGTCTTCTGCTTCCGTATGAAGCTCCGGAACGAGACCACGCTGTTCATGACCAACCTAGCGCTGTCCGACCTGGTGTTCGTCTTCACCCTCCCCTTCAAGGTGTTCTACAACGTCAACCGCCATTGGCCGTTCGGGGACGGCCTGTGCAAGGTGTCCGGCACGGCCTTCATCACCAACATCTACGGCAGCATGCTGTTCCTCACCTGCATCAGCGTGGACCGCTTCCTCGCCATTGTTTACCCCTTCCGCTCGCGCTCGGTGCGCACACGCCGGAACGCGGCGCTGGTGTGCGCCGCCGTGTGGCTGACCATCGTGGGCGGAGGAATCTCCGTCACGTTCTTCTCCACCATCAACCGGGCGAACAAGGCCACGGCCTGCTTCGAGGGCTTCTCCAAGAGCACCTGGAGGACCTATCTGTCCAAGATCACCATCTTCATCGAG ATTGTTGGTttcctgcttcctctcctcatcaaCCTGGTGTGCTCCTCCATGGTGCTCCGCACACTGCGCCGCCCAGTCACCGTGGCCCACGGCTGCGACAGCAAGCGCCGCGTCCTGCGGATGATCCTGGTCCACCTCGCCATCTTCATCATCTGCTTTGTGCCCTACAactccatcctcttcctctacGCCCTGGTGCGCACCCAGGCTCTCGCCAGCTGCGCCGTGGAGCGTTTTGCCCGCACCCTctaccccatcaccctgtgtctGGCCACCCTCAACTGCTGCTTGGATCCCGTGGTGTACTACTTCACCTCAGAGAGCTTCCAGAAGAGTCTAACCACGGGGGCCAAGAGTCTGGGTGTGCGTCAGGAGAGCAACCCGCGCAGTGACACGCACCTGAGCAGCGAAGCCGAGACCAACAACCTCAGTACGCTCACCAGGGACACGCGTCGTGACGCAAGCGCGCTGGCCAGCAACGGCAAAGAGACAGGCGTGTCGGAGACCCAGTTCTGA